One segment of Microcoleus sp. FACHB-831 DNA contains the following:
- a CDS encoding WD40 repeat domain-containing protein, translated as MITNSVSHPPDRIWKCVRTIKGHSDWVRSLAISPDGETLASGSFDGTIKLWRLTSGELIHTLSEHSKGVFCVALSNDGQTIASGSWDETIKVWQPKTQHAIRTLSGHCGSVRAIAISPDNQTLFSASTDATIKLWHIKTGKLIDTLISSPEPIYAIALSHYQKLPSQVGQIDRQILACGGGDGLITLWALDTREQVGVLTGNLNQVWAIAIAPDNQRLACASGDGTIKIWHIKTGEIFHVLQGHSRQVTSVVIHPDGHPLISGGADGTIKIWDMETGKQLCTLSGDSPNSVISVAISPSNHTLASGYVDGKIKIWQRY; from the coding sequence GTGATTACTAACTCTGTATCCCATCCTCCCGATCGCATCTGGAAATGCGTCCGCACTATCAAAGGTCATTCTGACTGGGTTCGCTCCCTTGCCATTAGCCCAGATGGAGAAACCCTTGCTAGCGGTAGTTTTGATGGCACCATCAAGCTGTGGCGGTTGACTAGCGGGGAGCTTATCCATACGCTATCGGAACATTCCAAGGGTGTGTTTTGCGTCGCCTTGAGTAACGATGGGCAAACCATCGCTAGTGGCAGTTGGGATGAAACTATCAAGGTGTGGCAACCCAAAACGCAGCATGCGATCCGTACCCTCAGCGGTCATTGCGGTTCAGTCAGAGCGATCGCCATTAGTCCCGATAATCAAACCCTCTTCAGCGCCAGTACTGACGCGACAATCAAACTCTGGCATATAAAAACGGGTAAATTAATTGACACGCTCATCTCGTCGCCGGAGCCAATTTATGCGATCGCGCTGAGTCATTACCAGAAATTACCATCCCAAGTAGGACAAATAGATCGACAAATCCTGGCTTGTGGCGGCGGTGATGGGCTAATTACCCTCTGGGCGCTAGACACCCGCGAACAGGTTGGCGTGCTGACGGGGAATTTAAATCAAGTTTGGGCGATCGCGATCGCGCCGGATAACCAACGCCTTGCTTGTGCCAGTGGCGATGGCACTATCAAAATTTGGCATATAAAAACGGGTGAAATATTCCACGTCCTCCAAGGACACTCGCGACAGGTGACATCAGTTGTTATTCATCCCGACGGGCATCCCCTCATTAGTGGAGGCGCGGATGGCACTATCAAGATTTGGGATATGGAGACGGGCAAACAGTTATGTACCCTCAGCGGCGATTCACCTAACTCGGTAATATCTGTTGCCATTAGTCCCAGCAATCATACGCTTGCCAGTGGTTATGTAGATGGTAAAATCAAAATTTGGCAGCGCTATTGA
- a CDS encoding HAD-IA family hydrolase: protein MTLKVIIFDFDGTIADTLDALVSITNDLSEEFGYKRANPDDIERLKNLSPRQIIKQSGISLFKLPGLLRKVKVRLNKEIELLTPISGISPVLIQLKNNGHLLGIITSNSKENVVIFLKANGLEEVFDFVYSGTTLFGKSKVINSFLSKEHLKPEDVIYVGDEARDIEAAKASWIKIVAVSWGFNSKELLTKHHPDFIIDAPKELIEVVENL, encoded by the coding sequence ATGACTTTAAAAGTAATTATTTTTGATTTTGATGGCACGATTGCTGATACCCTAGATGCGCTTGTAAGTATTACAAACGATCTATCTGAAGAGTTTGGATACAAACGAGCCAATCCAGACGATATCGAACGCCTCAAAAATTTAAGTCCCCGACAAATTATTAAACAATCAGGGATATCATTATTTAAGTTGCCTGGGCTTTTAAGGAAAGTGAAAGTTAGGTTAAATAAAGAGATTGAGCTATTAACGCCAATCTCAGGAATTAGCCCAGTGCTTATACAATTGAAAAACAATGGGCATTTATTAGGTATTATCACATCTAACTCTAAAGAAAATGTGGTGATATTCCTTAAAGCAAACGGATTGGAAGAAGTATTTGATTTTGTTTACTCAGGAACAACACTCTTTGGTAAGAGTAAAGTAATTAACAGTTTCTTGTCCAAAGAACATTTAAAACCTGAAGACGTTATTTATGTAGGAGACGAAGCCAGAGATATTGAAGCTGCCAAAGCAAGTTGGATAAAAATTGTTGCAGTTAGTTGGGGATTTAATTCCAAAGAATTATTAACTAAGCATCACCCAGATTTTATAATTGACGCTCCCAAAGAACTGATTGAAGTAGTAGAAAATTTGTAA
- a CDS encoding M48 family metalloprotease gives MPAICIVPTPAAEAFATGQDLEKAAVAVTQGIIELLPSDQLEAVIAHELSHVRNRDRLTQSVAATIGGAISFLAQIVSYSMWFDCGCSTWKKNYQGIHLR, from the coding sequence ATGCCAGCAATCTGCATAGTTCCTACCCCAGCAGCAGAAGCCTTCGCAACAGGGCAAGATCTAGAAAAGGCAGCAGTAGCAGTTACACAAGGCATCATCGAACTGCTACCAAGCGATCAACTCGAAGCAGTCATCGCCCACGAACTGAGCCACGTTCGCAATCGCGACAGGCTGACTCAATCTGTAGCCGCCACCATTGGGGGTGCTATCTCATTCCTAGCTCAAATAGTCAGCTACAGTATGTGGTTCGACTGCGGTTGTTCCACCTGGAAAAAGAACTATCAGGGTATACATCTCAGATGA
- the crcB gene encoding fluoride efflux transporter CrcB, with protein MLQDLNFRNPIAISLGAIAGALSRYYLNLWFKQHFATAFPAGTFFINLTGCFGMGFFVTLASERVANIPPEVKLMVTTGFLGAYTTFSTYGLETFSLLRDRLLNVAGLYACGSVILGIISVQLGAMLARLGR; from the coding sequence ATGTTGCAAGATCTCAATTTCCGCAATCCGATTGCTATTAGTTTAGGAGCGATCGCTGGCGCTTTGAGCCGCTACTATTTGAATTTGTGGTTTAAACAGCACTTTGCCACCGCTTTTCCCGCAGGCACTTTTTTTATTAACTTGACTGGCTGTTTCGGGATGGGCTTTTTCGTCACTTTGGCATCGGAAAGGGTTGCAAACATTCCTCCAGAAGTGAAGTTAATGGTAACTACTGGCTTTTTGGGTGCTTACACGACCTTCTCAACTTATGGGTTAGAGACTTTTAGCCTGCTGCGCGATCGCCTGTTGAACGTCGCTGGTTTGTATGCTTGCGGTAGTGTAATTCTAGGGATTATCAGCGTTCAACTCGGAGCAATGCTGGCGCGGCTGGGGAGGTAG